Proteins from a genomic interval of Psychrobacter urativorans:
- the queF gene encoding NADPH-dependent 7-cyano-7-deazaguanine reductase QueF (Catalyzes the NADPH-dependent reduction of 7-cyano-7-deazaguanine (preQ0) to 7-aminomethyl-7-deazaguanine (preQ1) in queuosine biosynthesis) yields the protein MNIHGILGEQTTDYPTQYSPETLYPIARSIGRDAIGWQDDKLNVGVDWWHAFEMSWLNTQGISQVAMARFSIPASSPFIVESKSLKLYLNSLNFTEFNNWQAVETLIAKDLSKCVQAAVQVELFALNNNDSGLLITQPAGVCIDNALADSTDKVALSLHPDASLLKVDSVDADAQQNGSQTFTFYSNLLRSNCPVTNQPDWGTLAVTMTSEKAVNQANMLRYILSFRQHNGFHEQCVEQIFADLSQYYEPSALMVRAWYTRRGGIDINPCRLSESSLLPTPSRLIRQ from the coding sequence ATGAATATTCATGGCATTTTAGGCGAGCAGACCACGGATTATCCGACCCAATATAGTCCAGAGACGCTGTATCCTATTGCTCGTAGCATTGGACGTGATGCGATTGGCTGGCAGGACGATAAGCTGAATGTTGGCGTTGATTGGTGGCACGCGTTTGAGATGTCATGGTTAAATACGCAAGGTATCTCGCAGGTGGCAATGGCGCGTTTTAGTATTCCAGCAAGCTCGCCTTTTATTGTTGAATCGAAGTCATTAAAGTTATATCTCAATAGTCTGAATTTTACTGAATTTAATAACTGGCAAGCGGTAGAAACGCTGATTGCTAAAGACTTATCCAAATGCGTACAAGCGGCTGTACAGGTTGAATTGTTTGCATTAAATAATAATGACTCAGGATTGTTAATCACGCAGCCTGCTGGGGTTTGCATTGATAACGCGCTTGCTGACAGCACCGATAAAGTTGCGTTAAGTCTTCATCCTGATGCGTCGCTGTTAAAGGTAGATAGTGTTGACGCTGACGCACAACAAAACGGCAGTCAGACCTTTACCTTTTATTCTAACTTGCTGCGCAGTAATTGTCCGGTGACTAATCAGCCGGATTGGGGCACATTAGCGGTAACGATGACGTCTGAAAAAGCCGTCAATCAAGCCAATATGCTGCGTTATATCTTGAGCTTTCGTCAGCATAATGGCTTTCATGAGCAGTGCGTTGAGCAGATTTTTGCCGATTTAAGTCAATATTACGAGCCAAGTGCGCTGATGGTGCGAGCATGGTACACGCGCCGTGGCGGTATTGATATCAATCCTTGTCGCTTAAGTGAGTCGTCACTGTTGCCAACACCTAGTCGTTTGATTCGTCAGTAA
- the mnmC gene encoding FAD-dependent 5-carboxymethylaminomethyl-2-thiouridine(34) oxidoreductase MnmC — translation MSKAIGSISDSIPRRFRKQAEQPPLKPSEYPNVITPAKIVWQTDDTGNSVPVSGEFGDVYFSHVDGLAESRHVFLNGNQLPERLAILAAYQCFTIAELGFGTGLNLLALWQLWRQLRTTHPELITSRLHLITTEKHPIPLVDLTQILTLWGQRAPELTTLIGQLLAAYPPLISGCHRLNFISDNFTVDIWLGDAAESLAKLDTQLDSHSSNQPAHIDAWFLDGFAPSCNQSLWADSIFAQVQRLSHLGTTAATYSCAGVVKRGLQDSGFEIKKVAGFGRKRDMLTAVMKLAKDNASVSSEVNKSKESPILPNRPTHIVAIGAGIAGLMSAWSLANRGIKVTMLDKDAPLSGASGNPRALLAPKMTPIHHVDEHLHTIGYLYSSRFYRYLNQQAAIHATPPILEPTGALEILVKSNVSVEEIADYPYEMATTLTTAQAEEITGLSTLDLSTNLYLPQSGLVNPQAIKNIILMHPLITFQQLAVTHIDETENNVRIIGHIDNDMQGNDIKKNDTVTLDAITLDADSVVICAAYEGHKLDSRIAKCRTIRGQLSWFTTTTEQQTHLPKIPLKYSGYCAPFLAQKGDAELNTMVEGQAQFLLGASFLDADTDTGIRPQENQQNREKLITDIPELDSSLPTDTDNWQARAGIRTQTIDYHPLVGLLADSKRLWTLSAMGAKGYALAPLCAETLADMMLGSFSPLSAAMIAKISPNRARVHALK, via the coding sequence ATGTCTAAAGCTATTGGCTCCATATCTGACAGTATTCCTCGCCGATTCAGAAAGCAAGCGGAGCAACCGCCTCTAAAACCATCTGAATATCCCAATGTCATCACACCCGCCAAGATTGTCTGGCAAACAGACGATACCGGTAATAGCGTGCCCGTCTCAGGCGAATTTGGCGATGTGTATTTTTCCCATGTGGACGGCTTGGCAGAATCGCGCCATGTGTTTCTTAATGGCAATCAGCTCCCAGAACGCTTAGCAATATTAGCAGCGTATCAGTGCTTTACCATTGCTGAATTGGGCTTTGGTACGGGACTCAATTTATTAGCATTATGGCAACTTTGGCGACAACTGCGTACGACACATCCAGAGTTAATCACGTCTCGCTTGCACCTCATCACGACCGAAAAACATCCCATACCACTAGTAGATTTAACGCAGATACTCACCTTATGGGGACAACGCGCGCCTGAATTAACTACACTTATTGGGCAATTATTAGCCGCTTATCCGCCACTTATTTCGGGCTGTCACCGTCTGAATTTTATTAGTGATAATTTTACTGTAGATATATGGCTGGGCGATGCGGCAGAGAGTTTAGCAAAATTGGATACACAGTTAGACAGCCATAGCTCTAATCAGCCAGCGCATATTGATGCTTGGTTTTTAGATGGTTTTGCGCCCTCTTGTAATCAGTCGTTGTGGGCGGATAGTATATTTGCGCAGGTACAGCGTTTATCGCATTTAGGTACGACTGCAGCCACTTATAGCTGTGCCGGTGTGGTCAAACGTGGCTTGCAAGATAGCGGCTTTGAGATTAAAAAAGTGGCAGGATTTGGGCGTAAGCGTGACATGCTAACGGCAGTGATGAAGCTCGCTAAAGATAACGCTTCTGTTTCTAGTGAAGTGAATAAGTCTAAAGAATCGCCAATACTTCCCAACCGACCAACGCATATCGTCGCTATTGGTGCGGGCATTGCCGGCTTGATGAGCGCATGGTCGCTAGCGAATCGTGGTATCAAGGTGACAATGTTAGATAAAGACGCGCCACTATCAGGCGCATCAGGCAATCCACGCGCCCTACTCGCACCGAAAATGACGCCCATTCATCATGTCGATGAGCATTTACACACCATCGGTTATCTTTATAGCAGCCGATTTTATCGGTATTTAAATCAGCAAGCGGCAATTCATGCTACTCCGCCTATACTTGAGCCTACCGGAGCGCTTGAGATATTGGTCAAATCTAATGTGAGTGTCGAGGAAATTGCTGACTATCCGTATGAGATGGCAACCACTTTAACTACTGCACAAGCTGAAGAGATTACTGGTTTATCAACGCTAGATTTATCCACAAACTTATATTTACCGCAGTCCGGACTGGTCAATCCGCAAGCGATAAAAAACATAATACTCATGCATCCGCTAATTACTTTTCAACAACTAGCCGTCACGCACATAGATGAAACTGAAAATAATGTGCGCATTATTGGACACATTGATAATGATATGCAAGGTAATGACATTAAGAAGAATGACACTGTCACTCTCGATGCTATTACTCTTGATGCCGACAGCGTCGTCATTTGCGCGGCTTATGAAGGTCACAAACTAGACAGCCGAATTGCCAAATGTCGTACCATTCGTGGGCAACTGTCTTGGTTTACTACCACTACTGAACAACAGACACATTTACCCAAAATACCACTAAAATATAGTGGCTATTGCGCACCATTCCTCGCGCAAAAAGGTGATGCTGAACTAAACACTATGGTAGAAGGTCAAGCGCAATTTTTACTGGGCGCAAGCTTTCTCGATGCCGATACCGACACGGGTATCCGTCCGCAGGAAAATCAGCAGAACCGTGAAAAGTTGATTACTGACATACCTGAGCTAGATAGTAGCTTGCCAACAGATACCGATAATTGGCAAGCTCGTGCCGGTATTCGCACCCAAACCATAGATTATCATCCGCTAGTGGGTCTATTAGCAGACAGCAAACGCCTGTGGACACTATCGGCAATGGGCGCAAAAGGGTACGCTTTAGCGCCTCTCTGTGCGGAGACATTAGCAGATATGATGTTAGGGTCATTTTCGCCTTTATCAGCAGCTATGATTGCCAAAATATCACCAAATCGCGCGCGCGTACATGCTTTAAAATAG
- a CDS encoding DUF4230 domain-containing protein — translation MKTPVKHTDPNSPLSKQPKAPQNSKQPIAMSTWLLLLLSFAALAFSLYSIQDRAVEEPIKTITREGVVTKIQQLNRLQTVAFSVDTVISSQKQGSWMKLWQDEQKGLFIARGRVEAGVDLSALTPEMVQVVQPTANENTKNTNSDMPTAEGENPVATMPHINITLPQSEIFSVYLDNIEIYDWQTGAFGLMKVDPKILAQAQSMAKKEVLERACRGDVLDIALKNAQTQMQQLFSLTGAVVTVTTQGSGACQLPTAKPQS, via the coding sequence ATGAAAACTCCTGTTAAGCATACAGACCCTAATAGTCCTCTTAGTAAGCAGCCGAAAGCGCCGCAAAACTCTAAGCAACCTATTGCTATGTCTACGTGGCTATTATTACTGCTCAGTTTTGCCGCATTGGCTTTTTCTCTTTATAGTATTCAAGATCGCGCTGTAGAAGAGCCTATCAAAACCATCACGCGTGAAGGCGTGGTGACAAAAATACAGCAGCTGAATCGTTTGCAAACGGTGGCATTTAGTGTCGATACAGTGATTAGCAGTCAGAAGCAAGGCAGTTGGATGAAGCTGTGGCAAGATGAGCAAAAAGGGCTGTTTATTGCTCGCGGTCGCGTAGAAGCAGGCGTTGACTTAAGCGCGCTCACGCCTGAGATGGTACAAGTGGTACAGCCAACAGCGAATGAAAATACTAAAAATACAAATAGTGATATGCCGACTGCTGAAGGGGAAAACCCAGTCGCTACGATGCCGCATATTAATATCACCTTGCCACAATCAGAGATATTTTCCGTTTATCTGGATAATATCGAAATTTATGATTGGCAAACCGGTGCCTTTGGATTGATGAAAGTTGACCCCAAAATCTTAGCACAAGCCCAAAGTATGGCTAAAAAAGAAGTACTCGAGCGCGCTTGTCGCGGCGACGTTTTGGATATAGCGTTAAAGAATGCCCAAACGCAGATGCAGCAGCTATTTTCTTTAACCGGTGCCGTGGTTACGGTGACGACTCAAGGTTCGGGTGCGTGTCAGTTACCGACTGCAAAGCCACAGTCATAA
- a CDS encoding c-type cytochrome, translated as MRKVVMLSAAAILGIASIAVSQAEDVVKTPVTVSDVAEGKDVVAAAPEKLGNDTQAAAVTTDAAAPAEATAQAAPAAEEPIPEDTPQVKKLIALYPNLIARIQPVGKVCFEGGEACDVTARSSGPAAGDGPRDGEAVYNAVCHTCHATGLLGSPMLGDAGAWGPRIAKGKATLYTHAINGFNAMPAKGGADIVDEEVQNAVDFMMAKAS; from the coding sequence ATGAGAAAAGTAGTGATGTTATCGGCAGCTGCCATTCTAGGAATCGCTAGTATCGCGGTGAGCCAAGCTGAAGATGTCGTAAAAACTCCTGTAACCGTGTCTGATGTTGCAGAAGGTAAAGATGTCGTTGCTGCCGCGCCTGAAAAGCTAGGTAATGACACACAGGCTGCCGCTGTCACCACAGATGCTGCTGCGCCTGCCGAAGCAACCGCGCAAGCTGCACCTGCTGCTGAAGAACCTATCCCTGAAGATACCCCACAAGTGAAAAAGCTCATTGCTTTATATCCTAACTTAATCGCCCGTATTCAACCGGTTGGTAAGGTGTGCTTTGAAGGTGGAGAAGCTTGTGATGTAACCGCGCGCTCTTCTGGTCCTGCAGCCGGTGACGGACCTCGTGATGGTGAAGCAGTATATAATGCGGTATGTCACACCTGTCACGCAACAGGCTTGCTTGGCTCGCCTATGTTAGGTGATGCTGGTGCTTGGGGTCCGCGTATTGCTAAGGGTAAAGCCACTTTATATACCCATGCAATTAACGGCTTTAATGCCATGCCTGCTAAAGGTGGCGCTGATATCGTTGATGAAGAAGTACAAAATGCAGTTGATTTTATGATGGCTAAAGCTAGCTAA
- a CDS encoding lysozyme inhibitor LprI family protein: MKVITGFFAATMMTVLSMTGAQAAFVEKEYVCEDSYMEVASDCGTNAVLVEKKRLNKIYMSAYRTLSATQKTQLDKEQAAWLKSRNKKCNFEHEGEMNNMVVWQMIGADVCTANESQKRSKALAKKYNIK; this comes from the coding sequence ATGAAAGTAATAACAGGTTTTTTTGCTGCGACAATGATGACGGTATTATCAATGACTGGAGCACAAGCTGCATTTGTAGAAAAAGAATATGTTTGTGAAGATTCCTATATGGAAGTGGCTTCCGATTGTGGCACAAATGCCGTTTTAGTTGAAAAGAAGCGTCTTAATAAAATTTATATGAGTGCGTATCGTACACTATCTGCAACGCAAAAGACCCAGTTGGATAAAGAACAGGCAGCTTGGCTGAAGAGTCGCAATAAGAAGTGTAACTTTGAGCATGAAGGTGAGATGAATAATATGGTTGTTTGGCAAATGATTGGTGCTGATGTTTGTACCGCGAATGAGAGCCAAAAACGCAGTAAAGCACTGGCTAAAAAGTACAATATTAAATAA
- a CDS encoding proline--tRNA ligase: protein MKASQFLFATLKETPSDADIASSQLMVRAGLIRKIASGLYIWLPMGLRVLQKVERIVREEMQNIGAQEVLMPMTQPAELWQMTGRFNDYGPELLRFKDRHDRDFVLGPTHEEVITNLAQGELRSYKQLPITFFQIQNKFRDEIRPRFGVMRAREFTMKDAYSFHVDQASLAKTYDEMYDAYTRIFTRLGLDFRAVQADTGSIGGFASHEFHVLADSGEDDIAFSDSSDYAANVELAESISTAERQPATKPREDVFTENMPTCEAVAEYLNIPLANTAKTLIVQGHTAEGEPQLIAVVLRGDHTLNTIKAEKIEEANVPLTMATEEELKAAGLHKGYIGVELDMPVFVDRAAAALSDFVSGANVVNKHTTGMNWERDARITRVVDIRNVNEGDPSPDGKGLLQIKRGIEVGHIFQLGDKYSQAMNCNVSGENGKPVTLMMGCYGIGVSRIIAAAIEQNNDENGIMWPPTPNVNDSLAPFEVAIVPMKSKEETVMVTATALYNELKAQGVNVLLDDRNERPGVKFADLELIGIPHRIVVSDRNLAEDKYEYVNRRDSEKQLLSRDEVLAKVTAK, encoded by the coding sequence ATGAAAGCCAGTCAGTTTTTGTTTGCCACGCTAAAAGAAACCCCTAGTGATGCCGATATCGCCTCAAGTCAATTGATGGTACGTGCCGGTCTGATTCGTAAAATCGCGTCTGGATTGTATATCTGGCTGCCGATGGGGCTGCGCGTGTTGCAAAAAGTCGAGCGTATCGTTCGCGAAGAAATGCAAAATATTGGCGCACAAGAAGTGCTGATGCCGATGACTCAGCCTGCTGAGCTGTGGCAGATGACCGGACGTTTTAACGATTACGGTCCTGAACTTTTGCGCTTTAAAGACCGTCATGACCGCGACTTTGTGCTCGGTCCAACACATGAAGAAGTGATTACCAATCTGGCACAAGGTGAATTGCGCAGCTATAAGCAGCTACCAATTACCTTTTTTCAAATTCAAAACAAATTCCGTGATGAGATTCGCCCACGTTTTGGGGTGATGCGCGCGCGTGAATTTACCATGAAAGATGCGTACTCCTTTCACGTTGACCAAGCCTCATTAGCCAAGACCTATGATGAAATGTATGACGCTTATACGCGCATCTTTACGCGTTTGGGTTTAGATTTCCGTGCGGTACAAGCGGATACTGGCTCTATTGGCGGTTTTGCATCACATGAGTTTCATGTCCTAGCGGATAGCGGTGAAGACGATATCGCCTTCTCAGATTCGTCCGATTATGCTGCGAACGTTGAGCTTGCCGAGTCTATCAGCACCGCTGAGCGTCAGCCAGCGACCAAGCCACGTGAAGATGTATTCACTGAAAATATGCCAACCTGTGAAGCGGTTGCAGAATATCTCAATATTCCACTGGCGAATACGGCTAAGACATTGATTGTGCAAGGGCATACCGCTGAAGGTGAGCCGCAGCTTATCGCCGTTGTTTTGCGCGGTGACCATACGCTGAATACCATTAAAGCTGAAAAAATCGAAGAAGCCAATGTACCGTTAACGATGGCAACTGAGGAAGAGTTAAAAGCAGCTGGTCTACATAAAGGCTATATTGGCGTTGAGCTAGATATGCCCGTATTTGTCGATCGCGCTGCTGCGGCATTGTCTGATTTCGTCTCTGGTGCCAATGTGGTTAATAAACATACCACTGGCATGAACTGGGAGCGTGATGCGCGTATTACCCGCGTGGTTGATATTCGCAACGTCAATGAAGGCGACCCTTCTCCTGATGGTAAAGGCTTGCTACAAATTAAGCGCGGTATCGAAGTTGGTCATATTTTCCAGTTGGGTGATAAATACTCGCAAGCCATGAACTGTAACGTGTCTGGTGAAAATGGCAAACCGGTAACGCTCATGATGGGCTGTTACGGTATCGGTGTGAGCCGTATTATTGCCGCGGCTATTGAGCAGAACAATGACGAAAATGGCATCATGTGGCCACCAACGCCAAACGTTAATGACTCACTGGCACCCTTTGAAGTCGCTATCGTACCGATGAAATCGAAAGAAGAGACCGTTATGGTGACGGCAACGGCACTTTATAACGAGTTAAAAGCACAAGGTGTTAATGTGTTGCTTGATGACCGTAACGAGCGTCCGGGTGTGAAGTTTGCTGATCTTGAATTGATTGGTATTCCGCATCGTATCGTGGTGTCTGACCGTAACTTAGCAGAAGATAAGTACGAATATGTCAATCGCCGAGATAGCGAAAAGCAATTGCTAAGCCGTGATGAAGTATTGGCTAAAGTAACTGCTAAATAG
- a CDS encoding ABC transporter ATP-binding protein, which yields MSEVPALSIQNLSKTYNNGFSALKNVSLTVPQGGFFALLGPNGAGKSTMIGIVSSLFKPTNGSVHIFGTDLLENPSVAKQYLGVVPQEFNFNQFEKVQDILITQAGYFGISAKEAKPRAERLLKALGLWDKRNNMSRELSGGMKRRLMIARALIHKPKLLILDEPTAGVDIELRRSMWEFMQQINIEENTTIILTTHYLEEAEQLCKRIAILDHGEIRINTEMKDLLAQLSVETFVLDLTQPLTHPLVIDKVTAIVQPDEMTLEVTLTEGESLNCVFEQLTKLGIEVGSMRNKSNRLEELFMRLVDKNIQSEDSMKEAGL from the coding sequence ATGTCTGAAGTACCCGCGCTTTCTATTCAGAATCTATCCAAAACGTATAACAATGGCTTTTCGGCATTGAAAAATGTCAGCTTAACCGTACCGCAAGGCGGATTTTTTGCGTTGTTAGGTCCGAATGGAGCGGGTAAGTCGACGATGATTGGTATTGTTAGCTCCTTGTTTAAGCCTACGAATGGCAGCGTGCATATTTTTGGTACAGATTTATTGGAAAATCCGTCTGTTGCTAAGCAATATCTAGGGGTTGTGCCGCAAGAATTTAACTTTAACCAGTTTGAAAAAGTGCAAGATATTCTCATTACCCAAGCCGGTTATTTTGGTATTTCTGCTAAAGAGGCAAAACCGCGTGCCGAGCGTTTGCTCAAGGCGTTAGGATTGTGGGATAAGCGCAATAATATGTCGCGCGAGTTGTCAGGTGGTATGAAGCGCCGCTTGATGATTGCGCGGGCATTGATTCATAAGCCTAAATTATTAATTCTTGATGAGCCAACCGCAGGGGTAGATATTGAGTTGCGCCGTTCAATGTGGGAGTTTATGCAGCAAATTAATATCGAAGAAAACACCACGATTATTCTCACCACTCATTATCTAGAAGAAGCTGAGCAATTATGTAAGCGTATTGCCATTTTAGATCATGGCGAGATTCGTATTAATACTGAGATGAAAGATTTATTGGCTCAGCTGTCAGTTGAAACCTTCGTATTAGATTTGACGCAACCACTGACTCATCCGTTAGTCATCGATAAAGTAACCGCAATTGTACAGCCTGATGAGATGACGCTGGAAGTGACATTAACTGAAGGCGAGTCGCTAAATTGTGTGTTTGAGCAGCTGACTAAGCTTGGTATCGAAGTCGGTAGTATGCGTAATAAATCCAATCGCCTAGAAGAGCTGTTTATGCGACTGGTGGATAAAAATATTCAAAGCGAGGACAGCATGAAGGAGGCGGGATTATGA
- a CDS encoding tyrosine-type recombinase/integrase, translating to MSERKNYLLTDTGVKAIAKQSAPAKRTRYSDGDSLYLIHDPKGSLYWVMAYRYQSNKDIKSKQKTFHVGTYRSSKQLIDASFKPEVTLKQARSERDNAKTLLADGIDPTEHKNQHKHNFEEKDLFKVIAKSYIDEKSKTTTKNVQKLQGFLDNHILKHLGAYPIGAITTQDIIKTGLAIQASFETQGKHTSETAPKCMGLISSIFEYAINTLGYDIINIAIGRNKALRQHKAERMKAVEQHEFPELLRHIDTYIENHPNGHEQTVAGLQLMTLCFVRTKELRFFEWSEIDYHQSVWRIPAHKMKMRQDHIIPLSPQAMAIIERMRPLTEHTGYVFYNFESNKTYSEAWFNQALQRMGYTGDPYPKMTGHGFRQLASTGLYELKFSKDVIEIQLSHLDQSSVKNRYDLSAHLAERQVMMSQWARHLDNLRAGCAVNFGLLSPEALNIVMTERGRQEMQIVAYEKDTLIHYLKSKGVSQELLMKLADQL from the coding sequence ATGAGTGAGCGCAAAAACTATCTTTTAACTGATACTGGCGTGAAAGCAATCGCTAAACAATCAGCACCTGCTAAGCGTACAAGATATAGCGATGGTGACAGCCTTTATTTAATTCATGATCCCAAAGGTTCGCTGTATTGGGTAATGGCTTATCGCTACCAATCAAACAAAGACATTAAATCAAAACAAAAAACGTTTCATGTAGGTACATATAGATCCTCTAAACAGTTGATTGACGCATCATTCAAACCTGAAGTGACGCTCAAGCAAGCCCGTAGTGAACGTGATAACGCCAAAACCCTACTTGCTGATGGCATTGATCCCACTGAACATAAAAACCAGCACAAGCATAACTTTGAAGAAAAGGACTTATTTAAAGTCATTGCCAAAAGTTATATAGATGAAAAATCTAAGACCACGACCAAGAACGTGCAAAAGCTACAAGGCTTTTTAGACAATCATATCTTAAAGCATTTAGGCGCATACCCTATTGGCGCTATCACCACGCAAGATATTATTAAGACAGGGCTTGCTATTCAAGCGAGCTTTGAAACGCAAGGCAAACATACCTCGGAAACCGCGCCCAAGTGCATGGGGCTGATTAGTTCCATCTTTGAATATGCTATCAATACGCTAGGTTACGATATTATCAATATTGCTATTGGTCGTAACAAAGCTCTTAGACAACATAAAGCCGAACGCATGAAAGCGGTTGAGCAGCATGAATTTCCTGAACTACTACGTCATATTGATACCTATATAGAAAACCATCCTAATGGTCATGAACAGACGGTTGCTGGCTTGCAACTGATGACACTATGTTTCGTTCGCACTAAGGAGCTTCGCTTCTTTGAATGGTCAGAGATTGATTATCATCAAAGCGTGTGGCGGATTCCAGCACATAAGATGAAGATGCGCCAAGACCACATCATTCCCCTGTCACCGCAAGCTATGGCAATTATTGAGCGTATGCGCCCACTGACTGAACACACGGGCTATGTGTTTTACAACTTTGAGTCAAATAAAACCTATAGTGAAGCTTGGTTCAATCAAGCATTACAGCGTATGGGCTATACAGGTGATCCCTACCCTAAGATGACCGGACATGGCTTTAGACAGCTTGCCAGTACTGGACTGTATGAGCTCAAATTTTCTAAAGACGTCATTGAAATTCAGCTATCCCATCTTGATCAATCCAGTGTTAAAAATCGCTATGATCTATCCGCTCACCTTGCTGAACGCCAAGTAATGATGAGTCAATGGGCAAGGCATCTTGATAACTTGCGGGCAGGTTGCGCCGTTAATTTTGGCTTATTAAGTCCTGAAGCATTAAATATTGTCATGACAGAAAGAGGCAGACAGGAAATGCAGATTGTGGCATACGAAAAAGACACGCTAATTCATTATTTAAAATCAAAAGGCGTATCACAAGAATTATTGATGAAGCTTGCTGATCAGCTTTAA
- the yiaA gene encoding inner membrane protein YiaA — protein MDNDTITKSQLAAYKPTTAYVGTSWAVMLVGILAYLFGLWNAQSMLLNEKGYYLAVLALGLYAAISLQKTLRDRAEGIPTTQLYYMISWAALALSVVLIAMGLFNAAGLSLSEKGFYMMAFTMSLFAAVTIQKNTRDEAQINALIAPIHSLNVSSAAKLNHQESSESGKSLFGTVKSRIDNKD, from the coding sequence ATGGATAACGATACGATTACTAAAAGTCAGTTAGCGGCTTATAAACCGACCACCGCTTATGTGGGCACGTCTTGGGCGGTGATGTTGGTTGGCATTTTGGCGTATTTATTTGGCTTATGGAATGCTCAAAGTATGCTGCTCAATGAAAAGGGCTACTATCTGGCGGTACTGGCGCTTGGATTATATGCGGCAATCAGTTTGCAAAAGACCCTGCGTGACCGTGCGGAAGGCATTCCGACCACGCAGCTATATTATATGATCAGTTGGGCAGCATTAGCGCTGTCGGTGGTCTTGATTGCTATGGGACTATTCAATGCGGCAGGATTGAGCCTAAGTGAAAAAGGCTTTTATATGATGGCATTTACCATGAGTCTATTCGCTGCGGTGACGATTCAGAAAAACACTCGTGACGAGGCGCAGATTAATGCGCTCATTGCTCCGATTCATAGCCTAAATGTGAGTAGCGCTGCCAAGCTGAATCATCAGGAGTCTTCTGAATCAGGTAAATCTCTATTTGGCACAGTGAAGTCGCGCATCGACAATAAAGATTGA
- a CDS encoding ABC transporter permease, with amino-acid sequence MSFAKKWIAFRTILVKEIRRILRIWPQTLLPPVITMVLYFIIFGKMIGGRVGEMGGVPYMQFIVPGLIMMAVITNSYSNVVSSFFSAKFTASIEELLVSPVSKHAILMGYISGGIFRGLIIAVIVSIVALFFTKLGIEHLFVTMFTVLGTSVLFSLGGFINAVYARSFDDISIIPSFVLTPLTFLGGVFYSMENLSPFWHNVSLLNPIVYMVNSFRYGILGHSDVNVWYSMGAIFAFCVVFYIISYRLLNNGSRIRL; translated from the coding sequence ATGTCGTTTGCTAAAAAATGGATTGCCTTTCGCACTATTTTAGTCAAAGAGATTCGCCGTATTCTACGGATTTGGCCACAAACATTATTGCCACCTGTTATTACCATGGTTTTATACTTTATTATCTTTGGGAAGATGATTGGCGGTCGCGTTGGCGAGATGGGCGGTGTGCCCTATATGCAGTTTATTGTGCCCGGTTTAATCATGATGGCGGTGATTACCAACAGTTATTCTAATGTGGTTTCCAGCTTTTTTAGTGCCAAATTTACCGCTAGTATTGAGGAGTTGTTGGTTTCTCCCGTCTCTAAGCATGCTATCTTGATGGGCTATATCAGTGGCGGTATTTTTCGTGGTTTGATTATTGCCGTCATTGTCTCTATCGTGGCGCTATTCTTTACCAAGCTTGGTATTGAGCATTTATTTGTGACCATGTTTACGGTGCTTGGTACGTCTGTTTTATTTTCCTTAGGCGGCTTTATTAATGCGGTCTATGCGCGCTCATTCGACGATATCTCCATTATTCCAAGCTTTGTGCTGACGCCATTAACCTTTTTGGGTGGGGTGTTTTATTCAATGGAGAATTTATCGCCATTTTGGCACAATGTCTCCTTGCTAAACCCAATTGTGTATATGGTGAACTCGTTCCGTTATGGTATTCTCGGACACTCTGATGTCAATGTTTGGTATTCGATGGGTGCTATTTTTGCCTTTTGTGTGGTGTTTTATATTATCTCTTACCGACTTTTGAATAATGGTTCGCGCATTCGTTTATAG